The Pempheris klunzingeri isolate RE-2024b chromosome 1, fPemKlu1.hap1, whole genome shotgun sequence genome includes a region encoding these proteins:
- the asb7 gene encoding ankyrin repeat and SOCS box protein 7: MTKRSTSLQLVKRMLNHHCRRNPELHEELQIQAAVAAGDVCTVRRMLEQGYSPKIRDANGWTLLHFSAAKGKERCVRVFLEHGADPTVKDFIGGFTALHYAAMHGRARIARLMLESEFRSDIINAKSNDGWTPLHVAAHYGRDSFVRLLLEFRAEVDPLSDKGTTPLQLAIIRERSSCVRILLDHSANIDIQNGFLLRYAVIKGNHSYCRMFLQRGADTNLGRLEDGQTPLHLSALRDDVLCAQMLYTYGADTNTRNYEGQTPVAVSVSMSGISRPCLDFLQEVTRQPRTLQDMCRIKIRHCIGLQSLKFLEDLPIAKVMKDYLKHKFDNV, translated from the exons ATGACGAAGAGAAGCACGTCTCTTCAGCTTGTCAAAAG GATGCTGAACCATCACTGCAGAAGGAACCCTGAGCTTCACGAGGAGCTGCAGATCCAGGCTGCAGTGGCAGCGGGGGATGTCTGCACTGTCAGGAGGATGCTGGAGCAGGGATACTCACCTAAGATCCGTGATGCCAACGGCTGGACACTGCTCCACTTCTCTGCTgccaaaggaaaagagagatgtGTTCGGGTTTTTCTGGAGCATGGAG CTGACCCCACAGTGAAGGACTTCATTGGTGGCTTCACAGCACTTCACTATGCTGCTATGCACGGCAGAGCACGCATCGCCCGGCTGATGCTGGAATCTGAGTTTCGCAGTGACATTATAAATGCAAAAAGCAACGATGGCTGGACACCTCTGCACGTGGCTGCCCACTACGGCCGAGACTCGTTTGTACGCCTCCTCCTTGAGTTCAGGGCCGAGGTGGACCCGCTGAGCGACAAAGGCACCACACCACTACAGCTGGCTATCATCCGCGAGCGCTCCAGCTGTGTACGGATCCTCCTGGACCACAGCGCCAACATAGACATTCAAAATGGCTTCCTGCTGCGATACGCCGTCATCAAAGGCAATCACTCATACTGCCGCATGTTCCTGCAGAGGGGAGCGGACACTAATCTCGGACGTCTTGAAGACGGCCAGACCCCCCTGCACCTGTCGGCCCTCAGGGATGATGTGCTGTGCGCCCAGATGCTCTATACGTACGGAGCTGATACCAACACCAGAAACTACGAGGGCCAGACACCTGTAGCTGTATCTGTTAGCATGTCTGGGATCAGCCGGCCCTGTCTGGACTTTCTGCAGGAGGTCACCA gACAACCTCGGACGCTACAAGACATGTGTCGAATAAAAATCCGCCATTGCATCGGCCTTCAAAGCTTGAAATTCTTGGAGGACCTACCAATTGCAAAGGTTATGAAAGActatttaaaacataaatttgACAACGTGTGA
- the lins1 gene encoding protein Lines homolog 1, whose protein sequence is MEHAASGWDPLTDAYRCFQTGSCPRQSAADVAGVIMSGVCGQVPGGGRAGAAVELSCCSVTLVEKLASSLTSQSLPPPLASHSMEILRVLFHDMDLMSHLIHQFQAEDQIISHLAAKCASTCVLYHLHKSGAVSAVWEQKCVQTFRSSSPGNELDACLWSLTEVLKRLLRGGHQEILGKLLSSFDSSLNALCSEFLPEERKEATQCLDFPSSRRWGTTFCLLLDLLEALTASRLTCRAGVCQRITHIRSPALLRTISRSSLYFVKKRALLLLKRAVLQKAGEDWALGEAPCSGLEYEHFSSDMSTLAQSVLTAVAANWLQSVEVGPASVFGGIRHVREDEGQKADCVMLRAVSLLLLKSMELHIPMAGGAAGVDSATEVYGYLQSLWGFLRRSSVQLTEATHPCCWVSLLFGDQDDDMMEAAKALLSIFLHHRLCSRSDDVSALEAACASGCNPHCHFLLLLRSISFDHSILLDFLISAETCFLEYFVRYLKYLKGDWQGFTAACGRIAASDGHLSTQRSLPASCSGDVFALTYNGGPAPVEFSSRVQPTDVVSPVGMSCLAAGLRLVEYGSSDESDPEDMEVSPDEPRTSVCEKSTCHSTGPLNAPRSTVERRPGGSSASVLQSEQTSCPNMAPLSGQVTCETSARAVLCLSELREVVTRLQAKKLFPYNPSSLLKLLAQVENCSQRSHLSRVNK, encoded by the exons ATGGAGCACGCAGCGAGCGGCTGGGACCCGCTGACAGATGCCTACCGATGTTTTCAGACGGGCTCGTGTCCCAGACAGAGCGCTGCGGATGTGGCGGGTGTGATCATGTCGGGGGTGTGCGGCCAGGTGCCCGGGGGGGGCAGGGCGGGTGCTGCTGTggagctgagctgctgcagtgtgacccTGGTGGAGAAGCTCGCCTCCAGCCTGACGTCCCAGagccttcctcctccactggccTCACACTCCATGGAGATCCTTAGGGTGCTGTTCCATGACATGGATCTCATGTCCCACCTC ATCCATCAGTTCCAGGCTGAGGACCAGATCATCTCACATCTGGCTGCCAAGTGTGCATCAACATGTGTTCTCTATCACCTCCACAAATCT GGTGCTGTGAGTGCCGTCTGGGAGCAGAAGTGTGTCCAGACGTTTCGCAGCTCTTCCCCCGGGAATGAACTGGATGCCTGTCTGTGGTCACTGACGGAGGTCTTAAAAAGACTTCTTAGGGGGGGTCATCAAG AGATCCTTGGAAAACTCCTGTCATCTTTCGACTCCAGCTTGAATGCTTTATGTTCAGAGTTTCTCcctgaagagagaaaagaggcaaCACAGTGTTTGGATTTTCCCAGCAGCAGACGCTGGGGAACAACGTTCTGCCTCCTGCTGGACCTGCTGGAGGCGCTGACTGCATCCCGTTTGACATGTAGAGCCGGCGTCTGTCAGCGAATAACTCACATTCGCTCCCCGGCACTCCTGAGAACAATCAGCCGCTCCTCACTGTACTTCGTCAAAAAGCGTGCGCTGCTGCTTCTGAAGAGAGCCGTGCTTCAGAAGGCTGGAGAGGACTGGGCTTTGGGAGAAGCGCCGTGCAGCGGGCTGGAATATGAGCACTTCAGCTCTGATATGAGCACGCTGGCTCAGAGCGTGTTAACAGCGGTGGCTGCCAATTGGTTACAGAGCGTTGAAGTGGGGCCTGCCTCTGTCTTTGGGGGGATCAGACATGTCAGAGAGGATGAAGGTCAGAAAGCGGACTGTGTGATGCTTCGAGCTGTGAGCCTGCTTCTTCTCAAGTCCATGGAGCTTCACATCCCGATGGCAGGTGGAGCAG CAGGAGTGGACAGTGCCACAGAGGTTTACGGGTATCTACAGAGTCTGTGGGGCTTCCTGAGGAGGAGCAGCGTCCAGCTGACGGAGGCCACCCACCCCTGCTGCTGGGTGAGCCTGCTGTTCGGGGACCAGGACGACGACATGATGGAGGCAGCCAAAGCTTTGCTCTCCATATTCCTCCATCACAG ACTGTGCTCCAGGTCGGACGACGTCTCTGCGCTGGAGGCAGCCTGTGCCTCCGGCTGCAACCCGCACTGCCACTTCCTGCTCCTGCTTCGGAGCATCTCCTTCGACCACAGCATCCTCCTGGACTTCCTCATCTCCGCCGAAACCTGCTTCTTGGAGTACTTCGTGCGGTACCTCAAGTACCTCAAAGGTGATTGGCAGGGCTTCACGGCGGCGTGTGGAAGAATTGCTGCGTCAGACGGTCATCTTTCCACGCAGAGGTCACTTCCCGCCTCGTGTAGTGGTGACGTGTTTGCATTGACATATAATGGTGGGCCAGCTCCAGTTGAATTCAGCTCCCGTGTCCAGCCGACAGACGTTGTCTCACCAGTGGGGATGAGCTGTTTGGCTGCTGGGCTTCGCCTTGTGGAGTATGGTAGTTCTGACGAGTCTGATCCAGAGGACATGGAGGTTTCGCCGGATGAACCGAGGACGTCTGTATGTGAGAAAAGCACCTGTCACTCAACAGGACCACTAAATGCACCTCGCTCCACAGTGGAAAGGAGGCCAGGAGGGTCATCAGCGTCAGTGTTACAAAGTGAGCAAACATCATGTCCAAACATGGCGCCTTTGTCAGGACAGGTGACGTGTGAAACATCAGCCAGAGCAGTGCTGTGTCTGTCAGAGCTCCGAGAGGTGGTGACGAGGCTGCAGGCAAAGAAACTCTTCCCGTACAATCCGTCCTCACTCTTAAAGCTCTTAGCACAGGTAGAGAACTGTTCCCAGCGATCACATCTGTCACGTGTCAATAAATGA